A genomic stretch from Anaerococcus mediterraneensis includes:
- a CDS encoding FprA family A-type flavoprotein produces MYNIIEVLDNIYWVGVNDRRIARFENMFEVPNGVSYNAFLIKDEKNVLMDSVEGAFTRQYLENIKAGLDGEDLDYIVISHMEPDHCRNIDFVLKEYPNCKFVGNAKTHKFFEQFYSDAYKDRYVEIKEGDELNIGKRNLKFVFAPMVHWPEVFMTYETTEGLFFSADAFGAFNAIAGNIEASKVIHKGDWLDQARRYYINIVGKQGKMVQNLFKKVEGLEINAILPLHGPVYKDADSINFILEKYNRWSTFTPEEKGVCIVYSSMYGDTEQASDILANFLAQEGVEDVVLYDVSDWDPSYPIADCHRYSHQVFAPINYNAGLYYKMDAFLRELVGTGYQNRTVSFLNNWSWGGRSLEISKEILEPAKCKYIGEVVKINSGVKEPQVEELKALAKIIAEDYKNTEI; encoded by the coding sequence ATGTACAATATTATTGAAGTTCTAGATAACATATATTGGGTCGGTGTAAATGACCGCAGGATCGCAAGATTTGAAAATATGTTTGAAGTTCCAAATGGAGTTTCTTATAACGCTTTCCTAATAAAAGATGAGAAAAACGTTCTAATGGATTCTGTTGAGGGAGCTTTTACTAGACAATACCTAGAAAATATAAAAGCAGGTCTAGATGGTGAAGACCTTGACTACATTGTTATCTCTCACATGGAGCCAGACCATTGTAGAAATATAGATTTTGTCCTAAAAGAATATCCAAATTGTAAATTTGTAGGAAATGCAAAAACCCACAAATTTTTTGAACAATTCTACAGCGATGCCTACAAAGATAGGTATGTAGAAATAAAAGAAGGCGATGAGCTAAATATAGGTAAAAGAAATCTTAAATTCGTTTTTGCTCCAATGGTTCACTGGCCAGAAGTATTTATGACCTACGAAACAACAGAAGGTCTATTCTTCTCAGCAGATGCCTTTGGTGCATTCAATGCTATTGCAGGCAATATCGAAGCATCCAAAGTTATCCACAAAGGTGACTGGCTAGACCAAGCTAGACGCTACTATATAAATATAGTTGGCAAGCAAGGAAAAATGGTTCAAAACCTATTCAAAAAAGTAGAGGGTCTAGAAATAAATGCCATCCTTCCACTACATGGTCCAGTATATAAAGATGCTGACTCAATTAATTTCATCTTAGAAAAATACAACCGTTGGTCAACATTTACACCAGAAGAAAAAGGTGTTTGTATAGTATACTCATCAATGTATGGTGACACCGAACAAGCAAGCGACATCCTAGCTAATTTCCTAGCCCAAGAGGGTGTAGAAGATGTAGTTTTATATGATGTTTCTGACTGGGACCCATCATATCCAATTGCTGACTGCCACAGATACAGCCACCAAGTATTCGCTCCAATCAACTACAATGCAGGCCTATACTACAAAATGGATGCATTTTTAAGAGAATTAGTTGGTACAGGATATCAAAATAGGACAGTATCATTCTTAAACAACTGGTCATGGGGCGGTAGGAGTCTTGAAATCTCTAAAGAAATCCTAGAGCCAGCAAAATGTAAATACATCGGCGAAGTTGTAAAAATCAACTCAGGCGTAAAAGAACCTCAAGTTGAAGAATTAAAAGCACTTGCAAAAATAATAGCAGAAGATTATAAAAATACAGAAATATAA
- the tnpA gene encoding IS200/IS605 family transposase, translating to MLDKNTLSHTSWRCKYHIVFAPKYRRQVIYRQLRKDIGSILRELCSRKGINIIEAELCPDHVHMLVEIPPKYSISQIMGYLKGKSSLIIFDRHANLKYKYGNRHFWCRGYYVDTVGRNEKKIKEYIQNQLKEDYYADQISIKEYNDPFTGESVNKNK from the coding sequence ATCTTGGATAAAAATACTTTATCACATACAAGCTGGAGATGCAAATATCATATAGTTTTTGCGCCAAAATATAGAAGACAAGTAATATATAGACAACTAAGGAAAGATATAGGAAGCATACTTCGAGAATTATGTTCAAGAAAAGGAATAAACATAATAGAAGCAGAACTATGTCCAGATCATGTCCATATGTTGGTAGAAATACCACCAAAATATTCAATATCACAAATAATGGGATATTTAAAAGGAAAAAGTTCTCTGATAATATTCGATAGACATGCTAACTTAAAATATAAATACGGAAATAGACACTTTTGGTGTAGAGGATACTATGTGGATACAGTAGGCAGAAATGAAAAGAAAATAAAAGAATATATACAAAATCAATTAAAAGAAGATTATTATGCTGACCAAATAAGTATAAAGGAATACAATGACCCGTTTACGGGAGAGTCAGTAAATAAAAACAAATAA
- a CDS encoding aldehyde dehydrogenase family protein, with amino-acid sequence MDLEQIIQSQREFFLGNNTKSYDFRIRNLDKLEKAIRDNEEAILLALEKDLGKSNFESYMTEYHFVLEEIKFAKKNLKKWMKKKRVRKSLTTFPAKSFYIYEPLGVTLIISPWNYPFNLSLGPVVGAISAGNTIILKTSSKSKETTKIISKIIGDNFREEFFIHLDNSKIDYDELISKPYDHVFYTGGPDVAKKIMESQSANLTKLTLELGGKSPCLVEKSADIKMAAKKIAWAKTVNAGQTCIAPDFIVVDTSIKADLISELVANLTQFYGKDPIESKDLPRIINENHFDRLLGLIDQEKIVFGGEFDRQTLKIAPTIMDGVDFSDPVMGEEIFGPIIPIISYENLDQILNKIKKMPKPLAFYAYTQDKSIEEKILRGMEFGNGAINDSLLQIANPHLEFGGVGNSGMGGYHGYFGFMDFSNRKSILKASHFDNFLKYPPYTKKKFNFIKKIMK; translated from the coding sequence ATGGATCTTGAACAAATAATACAAAGTCAAAGGGAATTTTTTCTGGGGAACAATACCAAATCTTATGACTTTAGGATTAGAAACTTAGACAAGCTTGAAAAAGCCATAAGAGATAATGAAGAAGCTATTCTTTTAGCTCTGGAGAAAGATTTGGGCAAATCAAATTTTGAATCCTATATGACGGAATACCACTTTGTCCTAGAAGAGATTAAATTTGCCAAGAAAAATCTCAAAAAATGGATGAAGAAAAAAAGGGTCAGAAAATCCCTAACCACATTTCCAGCAAAAAGTTTTTATATTTACGAGCCACTAGGTGTCACCCTCATAATTTCCCCATGGAATTATCCTTTTAATTTGAGTTTGGGTCCTGTTGTTGGTGCAATTTCAGCTGGTAATACTATTATTTTAAAAACGTCTTCTAAGTCTAAAGAAACTACAAAAATTATTTCAAAAATCATTGGAGATAATTTTAGGGAAGAATTTTTTATCCATTTGGATAACTCAAAAATCGACTACGACGAATTGATAAGCAAGCCTTATGATCACGTTTTTTATACAGGTGGGCCAGATGTTGCCAAAAAAATTATGGAAAGCCAGTCAGCAAACCTCACAAAACTTACCCTAGAGCTTGGTGGCAAAAGCCCCTGCCTTGTGGAAAAGTCTGCTGACATAAAAATGGCGGCCAAGAAAATTGCCTGGGCCAAAACTGTAAATGCCGGTCAAACTTGCATTGCGCCAGACTTTATAGTTGTGGATACATCTATAAAAGCTGATTTGATTTCAGAACTTGTGGCGAATTTAACCCAATTTTATGGCAAAGATCCTATCGAAAGCAAAGACCTGCCTAGGATTATAAATGAAAATCATTTTGATAGGCTGTTGGGATTGATTGACCAAGAAAAGATTGTTTTTGGCGGTGAATTTGATAGACAGACACTCAAAATTGCCCCTACAATCATGGATGGGGTGGATTTTTCTGATCCTGTAATGGGAGAGGAAATTTTTGGACCGATTATTCCAATTATTTCTTATGAAAATCTTGACCAGATTTTGAACAAGATAAAGAAAATGCCAAAACCTCTTGCCTTTTATGCCTATACCCAGGATAAAAGTATTGAGGAGAAAATCCTAAGGGGGATGGAGTTTGGAAATGGTGCTATAAATGACTCTTTGCTGCAAATAGCAAATCCTCATTTGGAGTTTGGGGGCGTGGGTAATTCTGGCATGGGCGGCTACCATGGATATTTTGGCTTTATGGATTTTTCAAATAGGAAATCCATCCTAAAGGCAAGCCACTTTGATAATTTTCTAAAATACCCACCTTATACAAAAAAGAAATTTAATTTTATAAAAAAGATTATGAAATAA
- a CDS encoding NUDIX hydrolase, translating into MEVDCGFRKGDKWFRYRAAAIIVEDDCVLFAGNEVEDYYYSIGGGVHLGESSEQAVRREVFEETGVEYEVDYLAIIHENFFVGSSGLKGVDCHEICFYYMMKPKGNKNLKSHSFTMGGIKETMHWIPIDQVEKYKAYPTFMKDYLKADHKGIEHIITDERV; encoded by the coding sequence ATGGAAGTAGATTGTGGTTTTAGAAAAGGGGATAAGTGGTTTAGGTATAGGGCAGCTGCCATTATAGTCGAAGATGATTGCGTTTTGTTTGCTGGAAATGAAGTAGAAGATTATTACTATTCCATAGGTGGTGGAGTCCATTTAGGGGAAAGTTCTGAACAAGCCGTAAGAAGAGAAGTCTTTGAAGAAACAGGCGTCGAATACGAAGTTGATTATTTGGCTATCATTCACGAAAATTTCTTTGTAGGAAGCTCTGGTTTAAAAGGTGTCGACTGCCATGAGATTTGCTTTTATTATATGATGAAGCCAAAGGGCAATAAAAATCTTAAGAGCCATAGTTTCACCATGGGCGGAATAAAAGAGACCATGCACTGGATACCAATCGACCAAGTCGAAAAATATAAGGCTTATCCGACTTTTATGAAAGATTATCTTAAAGCAGACCATAAGGGCATAGAACACATCATTACAGATGAAAGAGTCTGA
- a CDS encoding RidA family protein, with protein MRKIHTDKAPAAVGAYVQAIATDNLVFTSGQLPLDPQTGELESDIKKATKRALENIKAIVEEAGSSVDKIIKCNVFLDDINDFADFNGVYEEFFGDHKPARSALEVANIPKGAVIEIEAIALL; from the coding sequence ATGAGAAAAATCCATACAGACAAGGCACCAGCAGCAGTAGGCGCATATGTTCAGGCTATCGCCACAGACAATTTAGTTTTCACATCAGGCCAATTGCCACTAGATCCACAAACTGGCGAGCTTGAAAGTGATATTAAAAAAGCTACAAAAAGAGCCCTAGAAAATATCAAGGCCATAGTAGAAGAAGCTGGTTCATCAGTTGACAAGATTATAAAATGCAATGTATTCTTAGATGATATAAATGATTTTGCTGATTTTAATGGCGTATACGAAGAATTTTTCGGAGATCACAAACCAGCCAGATCTGCCCTTGAGGTTGCAAATATACCGAAGGGTGCTGTTATAGAGATAGAAGCTATAGCTTTATTATAA
- a CDS encoding M15 family metallopeptidase, with the protein MSNRGIRELKRRKRREQKRKRKKAALLTLGAVLTFTTIKFALPEKDNYQIKRPSEYRIASGDISYTSEEIKDKSTSDVHVATEIGFNDINIADELKIQDSSYSDQLIEYVKCLQTQYAYQFPNDFSRTDKFINEGSFLGFYGCENGFAKVKIDDTYYYVNKFGLSKLEKGQEIKVVNGIAYVSPDYPLDPNFDPGVDKTARRAFETMRQDMERENLHLKIASDYRGYDLEKKMHEAGEVDAELPGTSEHQLGSAFDFFTEGSKYNDKFEASNEYKWLAENAYKYGFIERYPKGKENITGHRHQAWHFRFVGVENAKEIYDNKLTLEEYLKIK; encoded by the coding sequence ATGTCTAACAGAGGAATTAGAGAGCTTAAAAGGCGCAAGAGAAGAGAGCAGAAGAGGAAGAGAAAAAAAGCAGCATTGCTTACTTTAGGGGCAGTTTTGACCTTTACAACAATAAAGTTTGCCTTGCCAGAAAAAGATAATTACCAAATCAAAAGACCAAGTGAATACAGGATTGCTTCTGGAGATATATCCTACACAAGTGAGGAGATCAAAGATAAGTCTACTTCTGATGTTCATGTGGCTACAGAGATTGGTTTTAATGATATAAATATAGCTGATGAACTAAAAATACAAGATTCTTCATACAGCGACCAGTTAATCGAATATGTAAAATGCCTACAGACCCAGTATGCCTATCAGTTCCCAAACGATTTTTCTAGGACTGATAAGTTTATAAATGAGGGTTCTTTTTTGGGATTCTATGGTTGTGAAAATGGTTTTGCCAAGGTTAAAATCGATGATACTTATTATTATGTAAACAAGTTTGGCCTTTCAAAACTAGAAAAGGGACAAGAGATCAAGGTTGTAAATGGAATAGCCTATGTAAGCCCTGACTACCCACTAGATCCAAACTTTGACCCAGGGGTGGATAAGACAGCCAGACGAGCTTTTGAAACAATGAGACAAGATATGGAAAGGGAAAATCTTCACCTAAAGATCGCATCTGACTATAGGGGTTATGACCTAGAAAAGAAGATGCACGAAGCAGGTGAGGTTGATGCGGAGCTTCCTGGTACAAGCGAGCACCAATTAGGTTCTGCCTTTGATTTTTTCACAGAAGGATCAAAATATAATGACAAATTTGAAGCCAGCAATGAATACAAATGGCTAGCAGAAAATGCATACAAATACGGTTTTATTGAAAGATATCCAAAAGGAAAAGAAAATATAACCGGTCACAGACACCAAGCTTGGCATTTTAGGTTCGTAGGTGTAGAAAACGCCAAAGAAATCTATGACAACAAGCTTACATTAGAAGAGTATTTGAAGATAAAATAG
- the ppk1 gene encoding polyphosphate kinase 1 — MMDITFTQNRELSWLEFNKRVLEEAKDPNVPILERLKFLSIYDTNLEEFFMVRVGSLTDLSKLKKQHIDNKSNMSPNEQLDAIFQKLIPMYRDKDEVFFSLQAELRKEGINLSEFENLSDRDRESLKIYFDTNIEPILSFQVIDRVHPLPRIANLSLSIIYDLEKEKDKKSNEVCGIIYVPEKLDRFVRISENTYVFLEDIIKHLGKDVFEGYKVKNSYIIGLTRNTDISYDDDDYEVDQDFRAYMKSKLKKRKRLQVVRLEVDENLSQKEIEFLCKNFEIEEKSIFYSKSPMQLSFLFSMLESFQENFVENHSYEPYNPVPSTMVDPNRKMIDQVCEKDILLSYPYESMDPLLRLLDEASYDPKVDSIKISLYRIAKDSAIANSLIKAAENGKEVIVLMELRARFDENNNILWSSRLEEAGCKVVYGFDHYKCHCKVCLITKFEDNQAFFITQIATGNYNEKTAKLYTDFSLITANQEIGQDAKDLFDNILIGNLNGSYQKLLVAPKSMQEGLEKLIKKEIKKAQEGKEAYIRLKMNSISDRKMIDLLSEASKAGVKIDMMVRGICCILPGIKDKTENIDIYQIVGRFLEHHRVYQFGKTNPKLYISSADFMTRNIRNRMEVGVPILDKNIQAYILKFCDMMFADDVKIRKLSSDGTYKRIENKNSFSAQEELMKKAIRDFENEKSRIDARAEANKNKILSSKVTDPGKENKGILGILKNIFVKSSK, encoded by the coding sequence ATGATGGATATTACTTTTACGCAAAATAGGGAACTTTCTTGGCTGGAATTTAATAAAAGGGTCCTAGAAGAGGCCAAAGACCCAAATGTACCAATTCTAGAAAGACTTAAATTTTTATCAATCTATGATACAAATCTTGAAGAATTTTTTATGGTCAGGGTCGGATCTCTGACAGACTTATCAAAGCTAAAAAAACAACACATAGATAATAAATCAAATATGAGTCCTAATGAACAATTAGACGCTATATTTCAAAAGCTTATCCCTATGTATAGGGACAAAGATGAGGTGTTTTTCTCCCTCCAAGCCGAGCTTAGAAAAGAGGGGATAAATTTATCCGAATTTGAAAATCTAAGTGATAGGGATAGGGAAAGCTTAAAGATTTATTTTGATACCAATATAGAACCGATTTTATCTTTCCAAGTTATAGATAGGGTTCACCCTTTGCCTAGGATTGCAAATTTGAGCCTGTCAATAATTTATGACCTAGAAAAAGAAAAGGATAAAAAATCAAATGAAGTCTGCGGCATAATCTATGTCCCAGAAAAACTTGATAGGTTTGTAAGGATTTCTGAAAATACCTATGTATTTTTAGAAGACATAATAAAGCATTTAGGCAAGGATGTTTTTGAAGGTTATAAGGTTAAAAATTCCTATATTATAGGTCTGACTAGAAATACAGATATATCCTATGACGATGACGACTACGAAGTTGATCAAGATTTTAGGGCTTATATGAAAAGTAAGCTAAAAAAAAGAAAGAGACTTCAAGTAGTAAGGTTGGAAGTAGATGAGAATTTAAGTCAAAAAGAAATTGAATTTTTATGCAAAAACTTCGAGATAGAAGAAAAATCAATTTTTTATAGCAAAAGCCCTATGCAATTGAGTTTTCTATTTTCTATGCTAGAAAGTTTTCAAGAAAACTTTGTAGAAAATCATAGCTATGAGCCCTATAATCCAGTCCCATCTACCATGGTTGATCCAAATAGAAAAATGATAGACCAAGTATGTGAAAAAGATATTCTCTTATCATATCCCTACGAGTCAATGGATCCTCTTCTTAGGCTATTAGATGAGGCAAGTTACGATCCCAAGGTTGATTCAATAAAGATAAGCCTATATAGGATAGCAAAAGATTCAGCTATAGCAAATAGTTTGATCAAGGCGGCAGAAAATGGCAAAGAAGTCATAGTTTTGATGGAGCTTAGGGCAAGGTTTGATGAAAATAACAATATCTTGTGGTCATCAAGACTAGAAGAAGCGGGCTGTAAAGTAGTCTATGGATTTGATCATTATAAGTGCCACTGCAAGGTATGTCTAATAACAAAGTTTGAGGACAATCAAGCTTTCTTTATTACCCAGATTGCCACAGGAAATTATAATGAAAAAACAGCCAAACTTTATACAGACTTTTCTCTGATAACAGCAAACCAAGAAATTGGCCAGGATGCAAAAGATCTTTTTGACAATATTTTGATAGGAAATCTCAATGGATCATACCAAAAGCTCTTAGTTGCACCAAAATCTATGCAAGAAGGCTTAGAAAAACTTATAAAAAAAGAAATCAAAAAAGCCCAAGAAGGAAAAGAAGCCTATATAAGGCTAAAAATGAACTCTATTTCAGATAGGAAAATGATAGATTTATTGAGCGAGGCTTCAAAGGCAGGTGTCAAAATAGATATGATGGTAAGGGGGATATGCTGTATCTTGCCAGGTATAAAAGATAAGACCGAAAATATAGACATATACCAAATTGTTGGTAGATTCTTAGAACATCATAGAGTCTATCAATTTGGAAAAACCAACCCGAAATTATATATTTCTTCTGCTGATTTTATGACAAGAAATATCAGAAACAGGATGGAAGTAGGAGTGCCTATTTTAGATAAAAATATCCAGGCTTATATTTTAAAATTTTGTGATATGATGTTTGCTGATGATGTCAAAATTAGAAAACTTTCTTCTGACGGGACCTATAAAAGGATCGAAAATAAAAATAGTTTTTCTGCCCAAGAAGAGCTTATGAAAAAAGCCATAAGAGATTTTGAAAATGAAAAATCAAGAATTGATGCCCGAGCCGAGGCAAATAAAAATAAAATTTTATCGTCAAAGGTTACTGACCCTGGCAAAGAGAATAAAGGGATTCTTGGTATTTTGAAAAATATTTTTGTAAAATCGTCAAAATAA
- a CDS encoding exopolyphosphatase has product MIYAIMDIGSNTVRLSVYKEKEGQAVCLFSEKEQVSLRKFVKNGRLTDKGIKRLLHTLSKFKDVVDNFDDIDQVHPFATATIRDVANRSEILDLVKEKTDLEIEILSGEEEARLAFVGASVSTKVDEGVLVDIGGGSSEVVLIGQKKVIKSASLSIGSLSAFNDYVEGLFADKKSRKSIEKRIDQLLEDSSMYAEKFENLAAVGGSARAGLKFYRDYFKLDDDIRQMDASEFDKMLKDILKKDDKEKLDTILDIKPDRVHTLLPGMIILNKLCKFFEVETINVSQTGVREGYVYSKLLRKD; this is encoded by the coding sequence GTGATTTATGCAATAATGGATATAGGTTCAAATACAGTCAGGCTTTCTGTTTATAAAGAAAAAGAGGGGCAAGCTGTCTGCCTATTTTCTGAAAAAGAACAGGTGTCACTAAGAAAGTTTGTCAAAAATGGCAGGCTTACCGACAAGGGTATCAAAAGGCTTTTGCATACCCTATCAAAGTTTAAAGATGTGGTAGATAATTTTGATGATATAGACCAGGTTCATCCTTTTGCTACTGCTACTATTAGGGATGTGGCAAATAGGTCTGAAATCCTGGACCTTGTAAAAGAAAAAACTGATCTTGAAATAGAGATCTTATCTGGTGAAGAAGAGGCAAGGCTTGCCTTTGTTGGTGCTTCTGTATCTACAAAAGTTGATGAGGGTGTACTTGTAGATATAGGCGGTGGTTCATCAGAGGTAGTCCTTATTGGTCAAAAAAAGGTTATAAAATCTGCCTCTCTTTCTATAGGGTCCCTATCAGCCTTTAATGATTATGTTGAGGGGCTTTTTGCTGATAAAAAATCAAGAAAGTCTATAGAAAAAAGGATAGATCAGCTCCTAGAGGATTCATCAATGTATGCCGAGAAATTTGAAAATCTGGCAGCAGTTGGAGGGTCAGCTAGGGCAGGCCTAAAGTTTTATAGAGACTATTTTAAGCTAGATGATGATATCAGGCAGATGGATGCATCAGAATTTGATAAAATGCTCAAAGATATTTTGAAAAAAGATGATAAAGAAAAATTGGATACAATACTTGATATAAAACCTGACAGGGTCCATACACTTTTGCCAGGAATGATAATTCTAAATAAACTTTGCAAGTTTTTTGAAGTAGAAACCATAAATGTTAGCCAAACTGGAGTTAGGGAAGGGTATGTCTATAGCAAATTATTAAGAAAGGATTAA
- the murI gene encoding glutamate racemase, with protein MTNIGIFDSGLGGIAVLNELSKTSKANFYYLGDNLRVPYGPRPVEEIRKFAFEIVNFLEKFDIDYYIIACNTISVTSLSYLRENFDKKFIPITEMAVEAASTCQGDFLVLATKATIESHYYKDKLEKITGAEVYEKAALDLVKLIEDGDFSGKELDDHLKEYLKIANDKKIENILLGCTHYPLVKESIKKNLTYPANIIDPAVHLAEKIKTDDRQNRVHIYMTKESGKTENLVENIMECDYQLDYIGELS; from the coding sequence ATGACTAATATAGGTATTTTTGACTCGGGTCTAGGAGGAATAGCGGTTTTAAACGAGCTAAGCAAGACTAGCAAGGCCAACTTCTATTATCTAGGAGATAATCTCAGGGTCCCTTATGGGCCAAGACCGGTAGAAGAAATAAGAAAATTTGCATTTGAAATTGTAAATTTTTTGGAAAAATTTGATATAGACTATTATATAATAGCCTGCAACACAATATCTGTGACATCTCTTTCTTATTTGAGAGAAAATTTTGATAAAAAATTTATACCCATTACAGAGATGGCTGTAGAAGCAGCAAGCACCTGTCAGGGAGATTTTTTAGTCCTTGCTACCAAGGCTACTATAGAAAGCCACTATTACAAGGATAAGCTAGAAAAAATTACCGGTGCAGAAGTTTATGAAAAAGCTGCCTTAGACCTAGTTAAACTCATAGAAGATGGAGATTTTTCTGGAAAAGAATTGGATGATCACCTAAAAGAATATCTGAAGATTGCAAATGATAAAAAAATAGAAAATATATTGTTGGGATGTACTCATTATCCCCTCGTAAAAGAATCTATAAAAAAGAATTTGACCTATCCTGCCAATATTATAGATCCAGCAGTCCACTTGGCAGAAAAAATAAAAACTGATGATAGGCAAAATAGGGTACATATATATATGACAAAGGAGTCAGGAAAAACTGAAAACCTAGTAGAAAATATCATGGAATGTGACTACCAATTAGATTATATAGGAGAATTATCGTGA